The Nitrospirota bacterium genome segment GCCGTGTCGTCCGACAAGGCCTTGGTGATCGCCTCGAGATCCACGGAGCCGCTTTCTGTCCACCCCACCTCCGTCAAGCCGCCGCCGAGATAGGTCCGTATGACCTCGCGGTATTCAGGATGCACGGACCTCGCCACGATCACTTTTTCCTTTCTCGAGGCCCGCCGCGCCAGGAGTACCGCCTCCGCCGCCGCAGAGGCACCCTCATATAATGAAGCATTCGCGAGGTCGGTCCCCAGAAGCCTTCTCATCATCGTTTGAAACTCGAAAAGCGCCTCCAACGTGCCTTGGCTCACCTCGGGCTGATACGGGGTGTAGGCGGTGTAGAACTCGGATCGCCCAATGATGGCATTCACAACGGAGGGAATGAAATGATCGTAGGCGCCGGCGCCGAGGAAATGATGCGCGGGTGGCCGATTCTGCGCCTCGATCGCGTCGAAATGGGCCTCCATCTCTTGTTCGGACAGCGGGCCGGGCACGAGCAGGGGCTTGGACAGCCGCGCCTCCTTCGGGATGACCGTAAAGAGTTCGTCAATGGACTTGACGCCGATGGCGGCCAGCATCTCCTCCGTCTCGGAGGGACTGGAAGGGATGAATCTCATTCGAACATGACGCACCCTAAAGGGTGCGCCTACCAGGAATTCCTTTGTTCCCGGGTAGCCGCAGGCTTCAGCCTGCGTGCCCCGCATTGGCCACGGATGACTGACCCCCGACCCCTTCCGCGGATCACTCCTCCTCCCCTTCGCCTTTCTCGATCTCCTCCTCAACAAATGCGGCGTACTCCACCGAATTCATCAGCTCATCCAGTTCCGCGGCATCGCCCAGCGAAATCTTGATGAGCCAGCCGTCGCCATACGGGTCCTGATTGAGCAGGTCGGGCGTCTCTTTCACATCCAGATTGACTTCCACCACCTTGCCGCTCACGGGAGCGTAGAGATCGGACACCGACTTCACCGATTCCACGAACCCAAACGACTCGCCCTTCAGGACTTCCTCGCCCTCTTCCGGAAGCTCCACGTAAACGATATCGCCCAGGGCATCCTGCGCGTAGTCGCTGATCCCGACGGTCACGATGCCGTCGTCCTCCTTGCGGCCCCATTCGTGCTCCCTCGTGTACTTCAAGTCCTCGGGGAATTCGAAGCCGGTTCCTTTTTTCTTCTTCATCGGGGCCTCCTTAACCTACGCTTTCTTCGTTCCGGGCGTCACGAAGGGTACTTTCGCGATTTCGGCTTCGACCTCTTTGGCCCGGATGCGGATGCGAATGTGTGCGCCCTCCCAACCGGATCGGGTAGCCGCAGGCTTCATGCCTGCGTCCTGCCCCATCCCGGGAGCCGCGGGCTTTACGCCCGCGTCCGAAGACGCACCCGTAAAGGGTGCGCCTACCGGCGAGCTCGTCAGGAGGGCCAGTCCGATCGATCGCTTGAGGACCGGCGAGAAGCATCCGCTGGTGATCAGGCCGATCGCCGTCGAGGGCGATCCCGTCGCTACCTCATAGTGATCGCGAATCATACCGTCCTTTTTGAGGGCGACACCGCACAGCTTCGCCGGCGGCTTCTCCGCCCTCTTTTGAATGGCCTGCTTACCCACAAACGATTCCTTTTTCAAGTCAACAAATCGAAGCAGTCCCGCCTCGACCGGACCGATCTCCTTTGAAATCTCATGACCGTAGAGCGGATAGCCCATTTCGATGCGGAGGCTGTCGCGCGCGCCGAGACCGATGGGCGCGAGTCCCTGCGGCTTGCCGGCCTTGAGTAGCGCATCCCACAGCGGCTCCGCCACTCCATCCGGCAGATAGAGTTCGTAGCCATCCTCGCCGGTGTAGCCGGTCCGGGTGACCAGAATGCTCTCGCCTTTCCAATCCACTGTGGCGCAACCGAAATACTTCAGGCCGGTGGCGATCGGGCCCAGCACGCTGCCGACAATCGCAGCCGCATGGGGCCCCTGCACGGCGAGCTGAGCCGTCACATCGCTGAGATCTTTCAGCGCCACAGCTCCATTCAGGCTCCCGGTAGCCGCAGGCTTAATGCCTGCGTCCGGTTCAATCCCGGTAGCCGCAGGCTTTAGCCTGCGCTCAAGACGCGGGCTGAAGCCCGCGCCTACCAGCCCTGCGTCCGAAGACGCACCCATCAACCCGCCGTGGCGGGTAAAGGGTGCGCCTACCGGCCCGCGTCCATAGCTGGCCGCGTGTTCCTTGAGCCATTTCCAGTCCGCCTCGCGGTTCACGGCGTTCACGCAGATGTAGTATTCCGCGTCTCCCAACTGGTAAATGATCAGGTCGTCAATCACCCCGCCCTTTTCATCGCAGAAAAGGCCGTAGAGGGCGCGGCCGGGCGTCAGCTTCTCAAGATTATTGGTGAAGAGGGATTGGAGAAGAGTGTGAGCGCCGGGGCCTTTCGCCTCGAAGCGGCCCATATGGCTGATATCGAACAGGCCCGCCTTCTGACGAACGGCGAGGTGTTCTTCGAGGATGCCCGAGTAATACACGGGCATGTCCCAGCCTGCGAAGTCGATCATTCGCGCCCCGGCCTTCCTGTGCCACGCATACAGCGGCGTTTTTCGCATGGGTCCCCATTAGTATCCCGCCCCCGCCCGATGTCAAGCGTTCCGCAGAAGACGCGCCCGTTCTGCCCAAATCCGGTAGCCGCAGGCTTTAGCCTGCGTCCGAAGACACACCCATAAAGGGTGCGCCTACCAAAAAAACGCGCGAATGTTACAATCGCCCGGTGCGGAGGATACGGGAGCGGAAACATCGCCTACCTCCGGATTCCTACCGCGGACAGGCGGCAGCCAGCTTCACCCTCTGTATCCAAGATCGCCGATCTATTTTCAACAATCCATTCCCCGTTC includes the following:
- the gcvH gene encoding glycine cleavage system protein GcvH; translation: MKKKKGTGFEFPEDLKYTREHEWGRKEDDGIVTVGISDYAQDALGDIVYVELPEEGEEVLKGESFGFVESVKSVSDLYAPVSGKVVEVNLDVKETPDLLNQDPYGDGWLIKISLGDAAELDELMNSVEYAAFVEEEIEKGEGEEE
- a CDS encoding glycine cleavage system protein T; the protein is MRKTPLYAWHRKAGARMIDFAGWDMPVYYSGILEEHLAVRQKAGLFDISHMGRFEAKGPGAHTLLQSLFTNNLEKLTPGRALYGLFCDEKGGVIDDLIIYQLGDAEYYICVNAVNREADWKWLKEHAASYGRGPVGAPFTRHGGLMGASSDAGLVGAGFSPRLERRLKPAATGIEPDAGIKPAATGSLNGAVALKDLSDVTAQLAVQGPHAAAIVGSVLGPIATGLKYFGCATVDWKGESILVTRTGYTGEDGYELYLPDGVAEPLWDALLKAGKPQGLAPIGLGARDSLRIEMGYPLYGHEISKEIGPVEAGLLRFVDLKKESFVGKQAIQKRAEKPPAKLCGVALKKDGMIRDHYEVATGSPSTAIGLITSGCFSPVLKRSIGLALLTSSPVGAPFTGASSDAGVKPAAPGMGQDAGMKPAATRSGWEGAHIRIRIRAKEVEAEIAKVPFVTPGTKKA